The DNA segment TGCGGCTCGGCGAAGGGCCGCACGCACAGCAGCGGATCTTTCGGACTGATGCCGTCGACGGCCGAGGCCGGCATCACCGTGACGCCGATGCCGCTTGCGACCATGAGACGTATGGTTTCGAGCGAACCGCCTTCGAGAATATGCGGCAAGGTTCCAAGCTGCTGGCTCGCCGGAGAACACAGATCCAGCACCTGATCGCGGAAACAGTTGCCGGGCCCGAGCATGAGCAGTTGCGTCTCCAGCAGTACCGAGGCTTTCACTGCTTTCTGTTCCGCCAGCGGACTGTCGATCGGACAGAGCAAACGGAACGCTTCGTCATATACGGGCTGTGCGACCAGACCCGGCTCGTCGACAGGCAGCGCCATGATGCCGATGTCGAGTTCGCCGGACTTGATCCTGGCCAGCAGATTCACCGTAAAATTTTCCTCGATGATCAGCGGCATCGCTGGCGCGCGCTGTTTGAGCAACGGCACCAGCTTCGGCAGCAGGTAGGGCGCGATGGTATAGATGCAGCCGAGCCGCAGTACTCCGGCGAGCGGATCCTTGCCGGCGCCGGCCACCTCCGCCACCCGCAACACTTCGCTCAACACGCGTTCCGCCTGCGCGGCGACGGCGGCGCCGATCCCGGTCACCCTGACTTCGTTGGCCGCGCGCTCGAAGAGGATCACCCCCAGCTCGTCTTCCAGTTTCTTGATGGCCACGCTCAGCGTTGGTTGCGACACGGAGCATTTGTCCGCGGCGCGGCCGAAATGGCGTTCGTGCGCCAGCGCAA comes from the Georgfuchsia toluolica genome and includes:
- a CDS encoding hydrogen peroxide-inducible genes activator encodes the protein MTLTELRYVIALAHERHFGRAADKCSVSQPTLSVAIKKLEDELGVILFERAANEVRVTGIGAAVAAQAERVLSEVLRVAEVAGAGKDPLAGVLRLGCIYTIAPYLLPKLVPLLKQRAPAMPLIIEENFTVNLLARIKSGELDIGIMALPVDEPGLVAQPVYDEAFRLLCPIDSPLAEQKAVKASVLLETQLLMLGPGNCFRDQVLDLCSPASQQLGTLPHILEGGSLETIRLMVASGIGVTVMPASAVDGISPKDPLLCVRPFAEPQPTRRVALVWRATYPRYRAIDVVRKALLDCRLPGTRAIKSK